Genomic window (Daucus carota subsp. sativus chromosome 5, DH1 v3.0, whole genome shotgun sequence):
CTTAGAAGTTTCCTAGAGATTCACCAAAACAATATGAGTCTGCTAAGTAATAATTCTTCAACTAGCTCTCTGGTAATTATTATGCGTTAGCAATCATATGAAGAGTAAATTTCAGCGATTCAATTTATTGCATGCACGCTAGAAGTACTAAACAGCACCTGCTTTTTCATATCGCAGATTATAGAAATGCTTGCTTGAGCCAGGTTAGAAGTGCAATCTAGATATAATAAACTATGAAATGCAAGGAACATATAAAATTCCTGATACATTAAAATGATTGACAGGAAGTAATTGATGCTTTAACACTATACGCATATACGCTCCATTTTTTCAGTTTTCTAAAGGACAATGTATTAATCTGATGTAGTACATTAATTAAAGACCATATCATGGtttgcatataataataattaataaacaagaTCATACACATTACCGCACTATGGAAAGGCCTCCTATGAGGAGAATCTGAAGATGGTGACACACTACTCATTCGAAGATAATTGCGAGGATGGATATTATGGTTTGAAGCATCATATGCTTCTCTACCCTCCCCATCACGCAAGATTCCATCAGAGCCAATTCTAGGAGTGGGGTGTCTACTCATTGATCCGGAGTCAAATGTAACATCTACTTGAAGTGAGACCTGAGCTTGAGTAGCCATCCCTTGTTCGCTACTTCGCCTCTTTAGTTGTTCTTCTGCATTTAATATCTGTTAAACACCATCATTGGAAGCCAAGCGTCAAGAAAATTCAGTGTAATAGAGAATCCACCAGTCTCTTCATATTAAGGGCTAAAAGACTACCTGCTTAAGTGATTGGACCAAATCATGCTTTTTTGCATTCAAAATTTTTAGTTTCTCCTCAATCTCccttttcctttcttctttgcTAATCATCTGGCAAATAAAGCATTCAATTATAATGAGAACATCAAGacacaaaatttatttattattaggaACAAGAAGACGAAAATTCACAGGGGAAATAAAGGACAACTAGACTCCACTTACTTCCATTAAATACTGTGTTCTGAAAAACATTTCCTGTGTTTTACTGTAGCTGTTTACCTAtgaagaaattttaatttttttttgctaaatagggACAAAAAACTTTTCAACGACTACtttacaaataaattttttattaaacacagttaaatattcaaaatcgatattttattataatcatttccaaaaaaacaaaataataaaatgagatatatctataaaatattGCTATCATATTGGCATACGCAAATTTCAGAACAaaaaatcacacacacacacacaaacggTCCTACTCCGACAAAATTAAAAACCAATTCTAGACAGAGTCCGTTTGGGTAGGATTTAAATAACGACTTGTGGCTGATGTGAATTACTGTGATAGGTGCTCACCTTATTATAACTTTTACATTTGAAGTGGCTtgtaagttattaaaaattaaaaattaaaaatataataataaaaataaaattttataggtTATATTGAAATTGACTTTTCTTAGAGAAAGAGGTTTATATCAAAGTAATCACTCGTTACACTCAAATGTCTCACTTAACTTACCATTCTCCATCGAAGCTCATTTGAACCACTTAAATCATTACATATATCATTTCattaaatttcttgaaaaattattataaaaataggaTAGAATGAAGGTGACGTGCTGATGTAGCACTTGCAGGATAACTATTTGACggagaaaattaaaaaacaacaaataatTCAAAGCTCGGTGTATTAATTTTGTCACCTTTTCcgtaattatttttaagaaattcaacataATGAGATATATGGTGATTTAGGTGGTTAATACGAGTTCCCGTTGAGAACGCTGAGCCAAGTGAGATATTTGAATGCAACGAGTGACCATTTTGATATAAATCTCATcaaagaaaatcatataaataaaataagttgaTCAAAAAAGTACATCCAACCAACTTCTGACTTCAAGTCAGTTTCTGATTGATTTTAAGATAGTTTCTAGCTTATTaaacaaacagacatttttcagcttaaaatcaaaaatggCTTTACGTCAGGGCATAAAGCTCATGCAAACAGGCTAAAAACACTAGAAACTATTGACTTGTTTAGCTACAAGCCTACATCTAATAATTTCAAGTTGTTCCTTTCATATGTAAACATGAGATTACAATCCGGTTATAGGActagaattaaaattttaatacattttcATATGAAACTCTCATTCTTATTCCGGGTTTAAAACCTTCAATCGAAATGACACCGTAGAGTCTTAAGTCTATTGTAGTACACATCTCTAAGAGATTCTATATCTAAACGAATTTGAGCATATGGAATATAAAAGTTGCCAACTCACAGTGCCTCTTTAAATCACTATGAAAGCTATTTCTATATTAGAGGAAAAGCTTCATCTCtcaattatattataacatCAATCTCACTTGTAAGTactattacataatatattcGTAAAAACATTTTAATTCTCTTTCCCAGTTTCCTTTGTACtcttataaattcaaattaataacaaataattaaacaagaaacaaatatacaatttttagaTATGAACACACCCTAAAGTGATTTAAATTACTAGGAGAATCTCAAAGGCTCTTTAACTAGAAATTTGAAGGTGAAAATAAATGTAACTCGAAGGGACTCTTAATCGATCctcaaatcaaattttaaggaATTTGGTAGAAAAATATTACTCCAAGAGCCTCGTAGTATTAAGAAGAGGTGCTTCTCATTCCCTATTTTTAACCAACCAAGAGCCATTCCTTATATCATTTACATCACTAAATATTCATTTCCGATCTTACTTTTTTTTCATTTCCCTTTTTATTCAATGAGATGAATTTTAGTTGGAGTCTGaatatactattattataaGACAAGATAAGCATATACAAGGATTGTTGTTGGAGTTAGTATACCTATGATTTCCTAAATCATTAAGAGTCGtattgtttataatatattaaagaacAACTAAGAGAGGCCCTTAGAgttgttttgacttttgagtatttttaaatatgagTTCACACTAAAATACAACTAAGAAccacttatatatattattttagggAGTGAATTCAAAGTCTCTCGAAGATGGTCTAGGAACCAAATACCTATATCATATTAACATTACGGAgtttcttggagatgctctaacatttATTCCTCCATCCTCTAATTTCAAAACTTCAAAGCCAAGGTAAGGAATCTGTTGTTCGAGATGTGCTCCTACTGCTTTCTAGgctattttaaaatacatgataCAAACCAACCATTACGTTGACAAATGAAAAGCACAACTTTTATGTCCAATAAGAGCCACATCCATTAAGAAAAATAGATGGCCAAACAAAGCTTCAAGGCTTACACTAGTAATAATTTGCATGCCAATAGTCCTATAATCAATTAAGCTTCTACACAGGGTTTCAGGTTCAGGTTGGATCCGTGCCTGTGTATAATAGTGCGTCAGTTCTGGTTCAAGTTAAATTTACTtgaaattgtgaaattgaaTTTAAGGTTAAGAggatgaaattctaatttcaggTCATTTCGGGTTTTGTCACGGTAAATCAGGCCGTGTATGATATTGCCTCCAGTGAGTTCTACAAACCTCTCCCTACTATTCAATAACACCGACAATTTCACAAATAAAGATAATTACCTGCTTTTCTCATATACTAAATCAAATAGCATTTAGTTACACATAAAATGAAACAATTATCACAATCCCAGAATTCCattcacacacacaaacacgcAAGGCCCGTGATCATTACCTCAGAGTTGGGGTTCAAATCAATAACCTTCATCTGATCATCATCCAATTTAGGCTTAATAACATCCTCCCCAACCAGCTCAACCTCCCGCCCCCCATTTTCTTTCTTACCATGACCCTCACCTACAGGATCCACCCCAAGCAGCTGATCAATATCATCACCCACAGACGCATGATTGTGGGGTTGGGGTTGTTTGTGATGAAGAAATTGCAAGTCTggattagggttagggttagaaGTGGAGGAATTAAGGCGAGCGAGGGCTTTGGCACGGCGGTGGAGGAGAGTTTTGAATTCTTTAGCAGAGAGAGTGGGAGTGGGAGTAAGCCATTTACGAGGGACGTCAGGGACTTTGTGTAGCTTTCCTCTGTAGAGCGATATTGCCACCATTTTTCTCTCTGTTTTCTATCCTCTGTGCAAAGGAAAATAAAAGGGAAAGTGTATTCTCCCTTGGATTTATTTTCCAAGTCATTTGAGGAGATTTgactttataaataaaatcattacatttaattttttttattttttttgtaaggcattatatttaattttttattttaaataaatgcttaattttatataaaatgctaattttaattatagagCCAAAACTCGTGAAAAAGTAtaagttatttaaaaataatttcatctgttattatattataataaattgaaatttgttattaatatatttttaattatattctgtAGTCAAATAAacacatatatattgttttgataAAGTCTGCATGGTGGATCAACTGACTGTTGCAGTTGCAGGCAATCATAGAGTGCATGATTATATGATACGTGTGGAGTAAAcaaattttcggaaaacacttatatatttttaaatttgggaggcatttttataattttgtaaaatttataatgGTGAAAAAtcgtaaaaagaaaatttagggGGCATCTGTCTTCGGTGCCTTTTCCTAGATCCGCCTCTGTGTGGAGTGATAATCAGGTGTTAATCCAAGTCGTATAAAGAGCAGCTCTCGTTTCGTTTAGGTCTTTAACCTCTCTTTTTGAAGTGTAAAGTCTTCACCGTATTACCATACGCACAGAGCTGTAGTGATACAGAGTCTTCATTTGCATAGACAAGACAAGAAGAGTTGAAGTCTTGAAGAAACAGAACAACATTCTTGGCAGACGCAAAAGAACCACGATAGAGCTGTGGACTACAATTCGGATCAacgtttcatatttttttaaacaatcaTTAGACAGTACTTAATGGCGTAGAGGTTTCttggttttaacttttaactaCTAAGGTTCCTCCAAGGTCAGACTCAACATATTTCGAGCCAGAGAAAATATTACATCCTTAAGTTTCGTAGGAAGCACCGAGAGATGATAACCGAGAAAAATGGTGGCATCAGCCAATTTTTGAAACTTTGGTCATGGATCCAGCAAAGAAGCTAAATGATGAGGCTGTTGACTCAACAATCAAAAATCTCATGCATGTTTGGGCGATCATCCGCAATACAATCCTTTTGAACTCCACAGCTACTTGAGGTCATCCGCAATACAATCCTTTTGAACTCCACAGCTACTTGAGGTCATGCATATGCTGCCTTGCCGACCATTTCAATCCTTGCCTTCAACTCTCATCCATGAATGCACTGGTAGCTGTCCCGGACTCACAAATgccagaaaaaataataaattacaggCTTACAGCCTTAAGTTTCACAATTAGAAGGCATCGGGAGATGATAACTGGGACTTGTTGCACGTATTGAACATGGGGGAAGATATTGACAGGCAAAGTAGGGAGAGAAGGCTATACACTAACAACAGAACCAAACAGTATCCCGGACTTGAGAAGTCATGGAGTCGTATCCGCGCCGTttgggcaaacttaaaaaaagtgacttctttcTTAAAGTAAAGGattggattagaagtgagaagtaaataagttcataaagtgtttggaaaaaaaaaaagtagaagctctGAGAGAAGCTAacattcttaactttttaaatgtgcttttacttatttacacaaacgggtcaataaAGGCAGAAGccaagaagcagaagttgctTATGGTAAACAGGGTCACCGTGTATAGCATTTGGCTACTTTTGAAACTTTAGCAATGGAACCGGAGGATTATTGAAGATTTGTTAACATTTAGCAAAAGTAAAGAGTACTATGCCAAAACTGGAAAAGCATGCAAACGATTTGACCTCTAGGGACTGAAAATCAACCATGACTGCTGCCATGGCAAATCTGCCGAGTTGCGAAACTTATGATCTTGAGCTGCCTGTTGTCAAGGATAACACAGAGTTGAAACTTAGTTCGAGCTCTTGAAGTCGAAGGTTGAGGCACAAAAA
Coding sequences:
- the LOC108220034 gene encoding uncharacterized protein LOC108220034; this translates as MVAISLYRGKLHKVPDVPRKWLTPTPTLSAKEFKTLLHRRAKALARLNSSTSNPNPNPDLQFLHHKQPQPHNHASVGDDIDQLLGVDPVGEGHGKKENGGREVELVGEDVIKPKLDDDQMKVIDLNPNSEMISKEERKREIEEKLKILNAKKHDLVQSLKQILNAEEQLKRRSSEQGMATQAQVSLQVDVTFDSGSMSRHPTPRIGSDGILRDGEGREAYDASNHNIHPRNYLRMSSVSPSSDSPHRRPFHSAAPHASRATLGPSASPSRFAPTGQQGNSASLPTVSASGTNYMASSPSPAASGGTSVFKDGRHVSPWK